In Streptomyces qaidamensis, one DNA window encodes the following:
- the melC1 gene encoding apotyrosinase chaperone MelC1 — protein MPELSRRSALTAAAVLATSAGTLSAAIPASAAGHHGSPGTFDEVYKGRRIQGRPTTGSGHHGHHGAGYAVFVDGVELHVMRNADGSWISVVSHYDPVATPRAAARAAVDELQGATLLPFPAN, from the coding sequence ATGCCGGAACTCAGCCGTCGCAGCGCGCTCACCGCAGCGGCCGTCCTCGCCACGAGCGCCGGGACGTTGTCCGCCGCCATCCCGGCCTCGGCCGCCGGGCACCACGGCTCGCCCGGAACCTTCGACGAGGTCTACAAGGGCCGCCGGATACAGGGCCGTCCGACGACCGGGTCCGGTCACCACGGGCACCACGGCGCGGGCTACGCGGTGTTCGTCGACGGGGTCGAGCTGCACGTGATGCGCAACGCCGACGGCAGCTGGATCAGCGTCGTCAGCCACTACGACCCGGTGGCCACCCCGCGGGCCGCCGCCCGCGCCGCCGTGGACGAGCTGCAGGGCGCGACGCTGCTGCCCTTCCCCGCCAACTGA
- the melC2 gene encoding tyrosinase MelC2 produces MAVRKNQSTLTADEKRRFVAALLELKRSGRYDEFVTTHNAFIVSDTDNGERTGHRSPSFLPWHRRFLLEFERALQSVDASVTLPYWDWTVDRTPRASLWAPDFLGGTGRERDGRVTDGPFSASGGNWPVNVRVDGRTFLRRSLGSGTRELPTRAEVESVLSMSTYDMAPWNSGSDGFRNHLEGWRGVNLHNRVHVWVGGQMATGVSPNDPVFWLHHAYIDKLWAEWQRRHPGSGYLPAAGTPNVIDLNETMRPWHDMSPADLLDHTPHYTFDV; encoded by the coding sequence ATGGCTGTCCGCAAGAACCAGTCCACCCTGACCGCCGACGAGAAGCGGCGTTTCGTCGCCGCGCTGCTGGAGCTGAAGCGCAGCGGCCGCTACGACGAGTTCGTCACGACACACAACGCGTTCATCGTCTCCGACACCGACAACGGCGAGCGGACCGGGCACCGCTCACCGTCCTTCCTGCCCTGGCACCGAAGATTCCTCCTGGAGTTCGAGCGGGCGCTGCAGTCGGTGGACGCGTCGGTGACGCTGCCCTACTGGGACTGGACCGTCGACCGTACGCCGCGCGCCTCGCTGTGGGCGCCCGACTTCCTCGGGGGCACCGGCCGGGAGCGGGACGGCCGGGTGACGGACGGGCCGTTCTCCGCGTCCGGCGGGAACTGGCCGGTCAACGTGCGGGTCGACGGCCGTACGTTCCTGCGGCGCTCCCTCGGTTCCGGTACCCGCGAGCTGCCGACCCGGGCCGAGGTCGAGTCGGTGCTGTCGATGTCCACGTACGACATGGCGCCCTGGAACAGCGGCTCGGACGGCTTCCGCAACCACCTCGAAGGGTGGCGGGGCGTGAACCTGCACAACCGCGTCCATGTCTGGGTCGGCGGGCAAATGGCGACCGGGGTCTCCCCCAACGACCCGGTGTTCTGGCTGCACCACGCGTACATAGACAAGCTGTGGGCCGAGTGGCAGCGCCGGCACCCCGGCTCCGGCTATCTGCCGGCCGCCGGCACGCCGAACGTGATCGACCTCAACGAGACGATGCGGCCGTGGCACGACATGAGCCCGGCGGATCTGCTGGACCACACGCCGCACTACACGTTCGACGTCTGA